TGCATGAATTGAGCGCGATGCCAAAAGCATCGCAACGCTTGCTTGAAGACAGCGCGTTTGACATCGAAAATTGGCTAGCCAGCCGCATCGCTGACACATTCGCGCGGTTTGAAGGAAACGCATTTTTGTTTGGAGATGGCCTTGATAAACCACGCGGCTTTTTAAGCTATGAGCAAGTGGCGGATGGAGCTCAAGATTGGGGTCAATTGGCCTATATTCCGACCGGAGGCGCGGGAAAGTTTGAAGATGGTATGGCATCGGATAAATTGGTTGATCTGGTCTATGCGCTTGACGCGCGCTATCGCGCAAACTCCCGCTTCGTTTTAAATTCAAAAACTGCCGGTCACATTCGAAAGCTTAAAGACAGCGATGGCCGCTTTTTATGGGCGGATGGGTTGGCCATGCAGGAGCCGGCGCGTTTATTGGGCTATCCAGTCGTGGTCTGTGAAGACATGCCGGATATCGAGCCCGACGCCTATGCGATTGCCTTTGGCGATTTTAGCGCGGGCTACACGATCGTCGAGCGGCCAGATTTGCGCGTTCTTCGTGATCCTTTCAGCGCAAAACCGCATGTGCTTTTTTATGCAACGAAGCGCGTTGGCGGTGCGGTGACTGATTTCTCAGCCATTAAACTGTTAAAATTTTCGGCGTCATAGAACGCCTATATCTGGCGTTCTTAAATAGCTAATTGCTAATAAAAACAATTCACTAAATTTATATATTGATCTTAACCTTGGATAGCTGAAATGTATTTTGAACTTGCGCCCATACCGGCCTCTGATTTGCCGCTTGATGCCGCCAAATCGCATTTGCTGCTGGGCTCGACCTTTGAAGACGCGGCTGTTCAAGAGTCTGTTTTGGCTGGGTTTCTGCGCGCCGCGCTATCCGTGATTGAGCGTCGATTATCGCTGGTGATGTTACAAAGGCAATTTGGCTATGACGCGTTTGAGGTTCCAGAAACGCAAATGCTCAGCTTGCCGCTATGGCCCGTGAAACAGCTTTTAAGCGTATCGCTTCATATGGCCCATAACGTGAGGCATCTGCCAAAGGAAGGCTTTGATTTACATCTCGAAAAGGGGCGCGCCGAGGTTCACGGTGGTTTTCCCAAATTGCTGAATGGTGGATTTTGTCGGATTAGCATAATGGCGGGCCAATATGTCAACTGGGCGGGTATCCCTGCAGATTTACAGCAAGCGGTGTTGTTATTGTGCAGCCATTATTATGAAAACCGTGATGAATCTGGGCTTGCCCAAAGCCCAATGCCGTTTGGAATTCTCAGCCTGCTCGAGCCGCACAAGCGGCCACGCCTTCGTGCAGGGCGGTTATTATGAGAAATCAGATCCCAAAACTATCGCATCTTTTGACATTGGAAGATTGCGTGAGCCTGCCTGATGGCGCGGGGGGCAGCCAAAAGAAATGGCAAAAATTGGGTGCACTTTGGGCACGGCTTGATGTCTCATCGCATCCGCGCAGCGCGTCACAGGCGGGGGTTTTACGCCGTATAAACTGGCAAATAACCTTGCGCGCGCTGCCTCCAAGCGCGAAGCTTTACCCCCATCCAGGCCGCCGGTTTCGCCTGAAAGACGCGCTATATCCCATTCATACCACTGTTCCATATGATGCCTCTGGGAAGTATCTTTTGTCGACATCGTTAACCTGGGTGGCAGAATGAGGCATGTTGATTTCGCCGCTGTTCAGGCTGGGGTTTTCGCACAAATCAGCGCTGACCCTGAGATCAAAGCCCTGATTGGTACGCATATATTTGATGGCGTTCCGCCGGGTGTGGTTCCAGATCTTTATCTGCTCATCGGCCCGGAGCTTGTGATTGATAAATCCGATTTTACACAATCTGGCAGCGAGCATCAGCTGCTGATTTCCGCGCTGTCTCGGGGGCATGGCTTCAAAGAGGCGAAACGGCTGGCTGGCTTTGTTGTGAACGCGTTGCACGCCAAACCGCCTAATTTAGACAAAGGGCGCGTGGTTTTCGTCCATTTTTCAAAGGCGAATGCTTGGCGTGACCCTCAGTTGGATGCCCGCCGTGTTGACGTCACTTTTCTGCTTCGTTGCGCGCAAGATGACGCTTTATAAAGGGATTTAAAAATGACTGCACAAGCTGGCAAAGCGCTATTGATCAAGGTCGATATGACCTCGGACGGGCAATTTGAAACCTTGGCCGGGCTGCGCGCCACGCGGCTAAGCTTTAATGCAGAAATGGTGGACGTCACCTCGCTTGACAGCCAGGGTGGCTGGCGGGAAATTTTGGCGGGAGCGGGCGTTAAAACGGCTTCGCTTACGGGCTCGGGCGTGTTCAAAGATGCCCATTCCGATATGCGCGTCCGGCAAATTTTTTTCGATGCGAAAACCCCGGATTTTCAAATTATCTTACCCGGATTTGGAACGCTGCAAGGGCCATTTCAGATCACCAGTTTGGATTATGCGGGCACGTATAACGCAGAGGCAACTTACGAGTTATCCCTGGCCTCTGCGGGCGCTTTAAGCTTTGCGGAGCTGTAGCATGGTGAATCCCCATCGCGGTGAGGTGGAATTGGTGATTGATGGGACACGGCATGTGTTACGGCTGTCGCTGGGCGCGCTGGCCGAGCTGGAAGATCGCCTTGAAGCAGAGGGTTTGGTGGATTTGATCCAGCGCTTTGAGACGGGTGCGTTTCGCAGCAAAGATGTTATGGATTTGCTGATTTGCGGTTTACGCGGCGCTGGCTGGACGGGCGGTTTCGGTGATTTGGCAGATGCGCATATTGAAGGGGGGCTTGTGACGGCCAGCGAAACCGCGGCGCGGCTTTTGGTGCTGGGGTTTGGAGATCCCGCAGACCACAGCGATGGCGCCAATGTTTGATTGGAGCGAACTCTTGCGGTTTGGGCTGTCTCATTTGCGCCTCTCTCCGTCCGAGTTTTGGCAGTTAACGCCAAAAGAGCTGTCTTTGATGGCGTGTCCGCGCAGCCCGCAGGCGCAGCTTGGCCAGCGCGAGTTGCAAACTTTATTAGAACAATATCCCGACGCGCAGAAAGCCTCTGATAATGACATATAATGCCAAAGGAAACACGGCTGGCTTTGCTGCGCCTCAGGGTGAAAAAGCGCTGAGCGATACGCAAGATGCAGCTGCGTCTTTCAGGCGTGAATTACAGCGCTTAAGGCATAGTTTTTCAGATACCCAAAGCGGCGCAGCTGGGCTTCAACGATCGCTCAGCCAGGGGTTGAGACATGCTTTGGATGGTGCTGTGCGAAATGGCGAACAGTTCAGCGATGTGATCGGGCATATTCGCAAATCGTTAATCGACGCCACATTTAACGCCGCAGTCAAACCCGTAACGGCGCATTTGGCAAGCTCATTGGTGAACAATGCTCAATCTGTTTTGGGCGCCTTTTCACCGATTTCAGGCGGCGCCGGCTTTACCAATACGCGGGTCATGCCATTCGCAGATGGTGGTATTGTGTCTTCGCCCACCTATTTTCCCATGCGCGGTGGATTAGGGTTGGCCGG
The sequence above is drawn from the Rhodobacteraceae bacterium IMCC1335 genome and encodes:
- a CDS encoding phage tail assembly chaperone, giving the protein MFDWSELLRFGLSHLRLSPSEFWQLTPKELSLMACPRSPQAQLGQRELQTLLEQYPDAQKASDNDI
- a CDS encoding phage tail tape measure protein, translating into MTYNAKGNTAGFAAPQGEKALSDTQDAAASFRRELQRLRHSFSDTQSGAAGLQRSLSQGLRHALDGAVRNGEQFSDVIGHIRKSLIDATFNAAVKPVTAHLASSLVNNAQSVLGAFSPISGGAGFTNTRVMPFADGGIVSSPTYFPMRGGLGLAGEAGPEAILPLARGKDGRLGIKGQGGFSAPVHVSIHITTPDVEGFRRTQSQISAQIGQVISRAQRNR
- a CDS encoding phage major capsid protein, whose translation is MTQDQRLTGLTSSGFSIADLKSSLDEFISSINDFKVNSYEKIDSQEDRLRRLDQKAHALFRPALDPNAQAECRHQKAFKTYLKSGDETKLRGLDIEQKGMLAAVNSEGGFLVDGETADFVDRALSAAHSIRSIAHVVTVEASAYDILMDQGGMDAGWASEQQGVSETATPKLDRISIPLHELSAMPKASQRLLEDSAFDIENWLASRIADTFARFEGNAFLFGDGLDKPRGFLSYEQVADGAQDWGQLAYIPTGGAGKFEDGMASDKLVDLVYALDARYRANSRFVLNSKTAGHIRKLKDSDGRFLWADGLAMQEPARLLGYPVVVCEDMPDIEPDAYAIAFGDFSAGYTIVERPDLRVLRDPFSAKPHVLFYATKRVGGAVTDFSAIKLLKFSAS
- a CDS encoding head-tail adaptor protein → MRNQIPKLSHLLTLEDCVSLPDGAGGSQKKWQKLGALWARLDVSSHPRSASQAGVLRRINWQITLRALPPSAKLYPHPGRRFRLKDALYPIHTTVPYDASGKYLLSTSLTWVAE
- a CDS encoding gene transfer agent family protein; this encodes MVNPHRGEVELVIDGTRHVLRLSLGALAELEDRLEAEGLVDLIQRFETGAFRSKDVMDLLICGLRGAGWTGGFGDLADAHIEGGLVTASETAARLLVLGFGDPADHSDGANV
- a CDS encoding DUF3168 domain-containing protein → MRHVDFAAVQAGVFAQISADPEIKALIGTHIFDGVPPGVVPDLYLLIGPELVIDKSDFTQSGSEHQLLISALSRGHGFKEAKRLAGFVVNALHAKPPNLDKGRVVFVHFSKANAWRDPQLDARRVDVTFLLRCAQDDAL
- a CDS encoding phage major tail protein, TP901-1 family, translated to MTAQAGKALLIKVDMTSDGQFETLAGLRATRLSFNAEMVDVTSLDSQGGWREILAGAGVKTASLTGSGVFKDAHSDMRVRQIFFDAKTPDFQIILPGFGTLQGPFQITSLDYAGTYNAEATYELSLASAGALSFAEL